A region of the Candoia aspera isolate rCanAsp1 chromosome 15, rCanAsp1.hap2, whole genome shotgun sequence genome:
AAACAGGCCCTGCTCGGGGCAATCCTGTGTGGGCATCTCCTACAGCCCAGAAGGCCTGCGGGGCTGCCTCTCTGGAAAGAGTGGGGCCAGGTGGTCATGAGGGACTGGTGGCCGGCCACAAAGGGGCTGTCCCTGTCCAGCCACAGGAGAGACCTGTGCCCCACTCTGCTCTGGCCTGGCCCCAGGCAGTGGCACCCCTGGGCGCTCGTTGCCTGAGGAAGAAGGATGGAGCAGGGCCGCAGCATCGGGCCACAAGTTGTCCCAGGTGGGCGTGCAGCTGTCACAGCAGACATAGAAAAGGGGCAGGCTTTGTGTTGTGACCCCACAGATGCTGCTGCCCAGGGGCtcatctttctctccccctcccctagCTCTGGAGAGCTGCGCTGAAGCGAGTGGGCTAAGTTCTGGTGCGGGGGAGGAGATTTCAGCTAGGAAACATCAGGATGCGCTttccagcagcaggagcagcccAGGCACCTGCTCGCCCTGGACCTCCTCTTTGGGATTTGGGAAAGGCGCAAGTGTTGTGCCAGCGGCTCTGTGAATTGAAAAGGGCCGCGGTCCCTGCCAACAGCTGCCCTTTCCCTGCCTTCAGGAGTACGATCCGTGGAAATCCTCCGACCGGATCTGCCGGCAGCTGATCTACCACTTGACTCCGCATTCCAAATGGCATCACTCTGGGCTGCCCCGTCGCAAATCCCACAGGAGGTGAGCAGCATGGCTGGACCTGCCAGTGAGGGGTGCATTTGGGGAGAGGGAGGAGCCAGCGGGGGGGGGAGCCAGGAGCCAGCTGGCTGTGCAGGGGGGGAGGTGCCCCCTGCATAGCCAGCCGAGCCCCCTCGTCCAGGGGCCAGAAAGGAACGTTGGCTGGAACTCGGACCACCTGGTGGTTTCTAGCCACAGCTGGCTAAGGGGGGGAAGCAGCCCCCCAACCCATCCTGTCAAGCAGACCCCATTTCATTTCCTGAGCAACGTTCTCTGGAAGAGCCCCCCCTTCCCTGTGTTTACACTGCCTGCAACTCTGCAGAGATTGAAATGGGGCCCCACGTTCTCCATTCCTCCCGTGGCTTGGGGATTGGAAGAGCCAGACTTGGGGGTTGATTGGCAGGCAAAAAATGATTGCAGCCACTGGATTGCAGTCCCTCCTCCATGGTAGTGGGATTTCCATCTTCCCCCGGGGGCTGCATCCGTCACAGAGCCAGGCTGtcatgattgcctactctaatagactcagactcacaagcaggaacttaatgatatctgatttattaaagaatagtatgcaaatacagagaaagctgagaatgagtaaaagtgcgccaaatacaaactaaaaaccctcggctcaaacgtaatccctcccctcgcccggccgtagcaaactccccccccccccccaggtgctggtaaccgtttctgctgatgtcctgggaaaggaaccttgaacacacgagataacccaaacacattccaatccagctgccaacatataacaatcccacgagatggaatcctcctcccctcccagatgaaacacgcatcagccaaatgacatgcgaaacgttacgatgtaccggcaacattggaacggtgaacatgacacaggctGGGCAGCAAAGAGCTGGAGGCACGTTTCTTGCTGAGTCACCCAGAGACCCACCCTCCTTGCTGGGAAGTGGGGGAAACGTTGCAGCCATAACTGATGGCAGTGGAGAGGGACCAGAAGGCAGAGGGAAGGATGGCATCTCTCTGGGGAGCTGCTTTTGTGAGTGGTGTGTGCTTTTTGCCCCTCCCCAGCTGTGAGCCAGACACCCAGCACAATCCACCACACGTTTCCCTCGTTAAATTGTCTTTTCAAGCAATCCCTTTCAGCAGTCAACTGCTTCTAGCAGCTGCCACACCAGGGTAACCCCACTCAGAAATTAAGAGAAAACAGCCGGCGCGTTTCTCTGCCAGTTATGCAGTGTTTCCCCCTTGCTAACGCACAAAGAATTGCACTGGAAAAGAGACAAAGGCAGCCGTGGCCTGCGCTGAGAGGAACGGGCACATAGCGCAGGACGTGATTTGAGTTGCAGAAGACACGTGCTGGCTGCGTGCTCGAGCAGAGCCTAGACAGCCTTGGCTTTCGTTTGGGTTCCCTCGCTGAGCAGGAGGCGCTCAGCTCAAGGGCAAGGCGGCTTCCCCCTGCTTTGGGATCCGGTGAGCGGAGGCGCGTGCCCTTGAGCAGCCCAGACCTCATGTGGTGAGGTGGCACTGAAGGCAAAGGTGGTGGTTCTGCAGCAGAGAGGCTGAAGGCTCTGAAGGCTCACTGGAGACGTTCCTGTGGGCGTTCAGGGACGGAGACCCAGCAGCTGCCAGCCCTGTCCTGAGAAAGCGGGGGTCCGTCCTATCTTGGCTCTGCCTCTTGCCTTGGGCTCCTGACCGTGGAAAGCGCAGGAGACGAGCACGAGGGTCTTCCTCGTGGCTTATCAGCCGATGCTCAAAGGGAAGATCCACTGAAGCGCAGTCAGGTCATTTCACCGAGGTGCTGAGGGAGCTGATGGCACCCTCACAGGTTAAGATGCCTGAGAGATGACTTAGCCACTGCTGCCTTTACGGGATTACGGTGCTCTTGATTGCTGTTTCTGAATGCTCGGAAACAAACCGATTTCCCTGGGTGAAGAGCTACATCTTTTATTGGCTGCTTTTCTACTAGGACTATGCGCAGAAAGGTTTACAGCGTTCCAGCGCACGTGTCTTCCGCAGATCAGTAAAACAAGGAAATCTCAAGATCCACACAGTTACCAAGCCGTGGTTGGGAGATGGCAGCGAGGGTTGGCCCCGCACTCCTCCCCTCTCCTGGCCCTGCCCCATAGGGCAGGACAGAAGCAGGCAGCACGCACCTGGGCTGCTGAGAGAAGATAGCAGGACGTCCCGGTTTCATCCTGCCCCCGGTTCGTGCCTTGCGCCTGCTGGATGTGTGGCCCGAGCGGGGGGTCCTGGCCTTCTTGGCCAGCCAGAGCTGCAAACCCAGGCCTCCCTTCTGGAGTATGCTTCTTGGCTACTTTTGGGGCAGACGGAACAGGAACCTGTTCAGTAGCGTGCTAAAGAAACCCTTCCCTGGCGGGTTAGCCGTTGCAGGAGCACCAGCATCAGATGCTTGGGCCGGATGTTGGGGCTCCCACAGCAGAGGAGACCCAAACCAGCCAAGCAAGCGGCGCTCCAGACAAATCGTACGGCAGCAGAGCGCGACAGCCTCGTGCACCCAGCATGGCTGGGCAAGGCCTGGATCTCCACCCGCCTCCCACCGAACCACAAACTTCCCGGTTCTGTTTGGTGCATTCGTATGATGCCACTTCTCTAGAATCCCTGCTCCTTGCCTGCAACCAACTCACCCCACCAGCGTTCACACATACCCTGTCTCTGTACCCACATTCCCTACTTCTGCAGCAATGGATCCTGAAAAACCCAGAACTGCACTAAACCCACAAATCAGTTTACAAGGACAGTAGCCCAGCCAAAGCCACCTGTCGCCCCTTTTAATTCTGCCGCCCCTTTCAGCAAATCCCATTCCCGTGTTCAGGGAGGGCCTCCACAGCACGCTTACCCACCATTCACAGGCAGCCCTGGAGGCAAAGCAGCCTCGGCATATGGTGCTCTTCCTAGCTTTTCCTCCATGGCAGGAGGATGTTGGGGTGGCACAGTTGGCAGACACTTACAAGGGGCCCAGTATTGTACTCCCGCCCCCGACACTGGGCTGGAAGACCTCCGCACAAGAGCTACTCAAATGCAGCCCTCCCTGACCGATGAGTGTCTGCAGATGGAAAGGAACAGTTTGGCCAAAATGGCTGGCTCAAGCCCGTGACCCCTGCGGCAAACCGTGGCAATGCCAGCCTAGACCAGCCAACAGCGATGCCATTGTGCAAAGGCTGCCTCTGTGCACTCGCACCCCAAATCCAACCCAAGTAGGCAAGCTGCAGCATTTCTGTGACGTGCATTTTGTCATTGCCCCCTCTGCACACGCCCCGGGTTGTGAAGGCGGGGTAGCCCTGACTCCTAAAGCCCCTTGCTCCTGTTTTGCTTCTCCCTCAGTCTGAAGAGTAACCTGCAGAAGCAGCTTGGCCAAGATGCCGTCAACCTTTCTGGCGTCCCCCTCTCCACACGGGACATCCAGCATCTGGCCTGCTACCTGCAGAACAGCGGGGACCACCTTCTCGCCATAGACTTGAGCTTCACTGACTTGAGCGATGAGAAGATGCGCTTCCTGATGCCTCTTCTGTGGCCGCTGCCCAGCCTCACCCACCTCTCCCTCAACGGGAACCGCTTGACCCGAGCCACCGTGAAAGAGCTCACGGACACTGTGAAGGACGTGGCCAAGTTCCCCTCCTTAGCCTGGATCGATCTGGGCAACAACGTGGACGTCTCCTCCATGCCACAGCCTCTGCTGGTTGGCTTACGGAAGCGCCTCAGCCAGCAGACCACGCTGCCCACCATTTATGAGTCCCTGGACTGTGACTCTGAGGCCTCCAGCGGGCCTGAGGCCAGcctgctggaggaggaggaggaaggggaagggactCAGCCAGTGGCTGAGCACAGCTTCTACCAGCAGTCATGCAAAAGGTGACTGGGCACGGAGGTGCCTCTGGAAGACTGATGCCACCACTGTGGAGGTTctgagggaagagatgctgcgcTGGCcatccccctcccccactccctTGAGCCACTTGAGGTCCCTCCTAACTTTTCTGACTTGCCCCCACCGtctgccttcctcccagccagGCTTCTCTCCCACGTGCCAAATCAGGCTGGTCACTTACCACAAGGCTGCACACCTGAGCAGCACAGGGGAAAGGAGGCCCTTCAGAGATGCAGAGCACAGGTGGCTGCTGCGGCTGTGGCGGGAAGGGATGGAGCAAGTCTGGCCCCTTCCTTCCCAGCTGTGCCGGGTCTGCAGGTCCCAGGAGCTGTGTGGGAGTGGCACGGAAAACGGAAGGGCTGCTGCGGGGGCCGAGGCGGTGCTCGGATGGAGGGATGGCACAGCCCTGCCTCCTCCCCTTCTCTCTGAACCAAGGGTGGCAGACACAAGACCTGCCGGTTCTGCAGCCAGAAGACGTGACCAGATGGCGCTGTTGGCATTCGAGGGGAGCTGGAACCGGGCTGCGCAGGTATTTGTCTCTGCATTGGAACGGAGAAGCCAGTTTAGAACTTCTGTTTTTCCACTGGAAGTCTGTTTTGTTCGGGCGGCTTCGTGGAGATACGCCTGCGTTGAAGCGCCTCTGTGCTGTCTGGGAGGAGTGGCAGTCCTGCCTTAAACCCAGGAGGAAACAGTAACCGGGGCAAGCCCTGTTCAGCAGGAAAATATTGCCATGTGTGACCTGTGAAAATAAGTGGCTTTCCCGGAGAGAGGATTAGAGCACCGGGCCAGCACCTCACCAGGCAGTTGCTTGGCAGTTTTCTGGGTCGTGGAAGCATCGTAACAATATAACCTGTGCTCTCTAGAAACACCTCTCCTCTAGGATTTAGGGGGTGATCCAAACGCATTTCTCAATAATGAGGTTACCCTTGTTTTGATGCCACTTGGCATTTTGCTAAAGAAGAAGAATGTGTACGTTTCTTAATTGTGCTTTGCTGCTATGGGAGCTGAACGGTTTTGTTCATCCATCCAGACCAGCATGCTTGTGTTTAAAGACCCTTGCAAGAAAGACCGGTGACGTTCCTTCCCAGTGCACAGGGGTATGCAAATACACTGATGACATCTGAACCATGGCTAAAAGGCCAGAGTTACAAACAATGCTCCTAAGCCATTAACAAGTGGGTTTGCAGAATACATTCAGCCAAGAACAAACTTGCTCTATTGGggtttaatattaatattttgacaCCTCGAAAAACCTTTTAAGACACTACAAGAAGTTTCCCTGGTAACTTGAGCCAAGCAGTGATGACTTGAAGCACCTACCCTGCTTCTGAGTTGCAGGGTTTCTAGTTCAGTTTCAAAGCCTACCAATTTATATGCTTCATCGGGTTTCCTTCCAGACACATGGCCCTTTTTGGAACCCAGTTCCTCTACAGGTACAAACGCAAGATGCAAATTTTCCCCAAGAGAGTTCAGTCCTTGAGCAGCTGTTCTTGAACACCTGGGAGGAAAGGCAGCCTACTTTGTAAGGCTTCTTAACCCAAGATAAGAGTTCTGCCTGTAAGAATTGCCGGCTTCCCAAGTAAAAGGCTCTCTGGTTGAGAGACCTGCAGTCAGCAGAGGAATGATTATCAGAATGGATTCAGTGGGCAGGATCTCCAGTCACCTTCAGTCTGGGCCAGTCAGACCTACAATTCTAAATATGATACTCTCCTTTCCCTTACAATAAAACTCCTAATTCCTGCCTACAAGGTTTTTGTAACCTCTCCAACCAAGCAAAGCACTTCATCGTCTACTTAACTCTCCAAACACACCACTGCATGCTCCAAGATAGTTAAATTTTAGAAGCATACCATAACACAAGTATAAAGGATACTTGCTAGGTAAACATTGTAAAGTTTTATTCTACATTTTGCAAAGATTAGCaggaaaagaaattcaaattttaaacatttaactAGCCACTAATGAGCGATCTTACACCTTGCCATGTTTTAGATTTTATGgacttgtgtttttattttatgcattacCCAGAGAACTGTGTCTACTGATAGATCAAAAgtacaataaattattttgaaaaccaaacaggacattttttttaagcTCATGACCATTCTCTTAATATTACTAACGACTAACTTATTGAACCCCACATAGGAAAACTATCCCCAAAGCTGGCCAATTAATATCAGCTAAAAGGCAGATGATTTTTAGtttaattaatttcagtttttataGAAAAAGACTTCTAGCTCATATATCATGGCTATTGCAAGCAATATGTAATTGCAAGCAATCTGTATATCACGAGCTAAGTTAATGTTACACAACAGATGCTTTCTCCCTATTTTGTAAGAAACATGTTTATTAAAGCACACACAAGTTACAGTTTAGCGCAATTTTTTGTTCACCAAAGCAGAGTTTGATCCTAAGTTATCGCCGCTTCTGGAAAATGTTGCCACGCCCCATTCCACGTCCCCTTCCTCTTGCAGCcactgaagaaaacaaataatgcaAAAATCAGCAGCAGAGGACAAACACGAACACACGACCTAGCCCCTCTGGATTTGGGAACAAGCCCATCTGAGTCCACAATTGTCTCTGAGAAGACCAAAAAGGGGTGAGAAAGCAGCAGGTGGAATCTGGAGTTTAACTAATCGCTTGTGACATTTTAAAGTTACTGAAGCAAATAGCCATCCTACACCTGTGAATTCCACAGTAAGCAGCACAAATAGGAAACCTCCTCCTGCCTATCCTGGCTGCGCTGCCAGGGATTTTGCTGAAACCCCTCCCACTCTGGAGTTCTATTTGCAGCCTTTAATTGTGGGGAAGGATCAGGGAAAGGGGAGTGGGAGGAGGATGCTGGCTCTGAAGCTGAGGGGGAGGGGAACCTTATCTATCCTCTCCCACTCACGCCCTCTGCGCAGGGCAGGACTGCAGTTCTCAAAATCCCCCCCTGGAAGCAGGCAGCTCCTCCTGGGCTGCATTCCAGAGGGTGGATGGACAGGTGGGCCTGGGGAAAGCCAGGGGTCCCAGCCCCTGCTCTCCCATAATAACAGGTTGTTATTACAGGTAGGTCGCGATTAGTGTGAAATTCAATGTAGTGCGATTTAAAAACCGATACCAGGTCGTGTTTAACGCGAGCCAAAATTCAGCAAGTGCAGGCTAGCATGTGGACATTGGCCATTGGGGTTTTTGACACTAATCGTCATTTGTGCAAAATTGAGATGAGGAAGTTCCCGTTCGAGGAAAGCTCAAAAGAGAAGAGGCTCgttttgaagaactacagcagaatacaggagataGCCGGTAGGCCTTGGATCAGGGCTTATCCTCTTTCACAGCTGTACTGCGTTCCATCAATAAACACAAATGTAGGTGCATTTACACATATTTATGCTTAAACTTTTTCACTGCCTACCTACTTCCGTCGAGCAGGAACCAACTGCCCTATTTGCCATGGCAACATCCCTTTGGATAATGGGGATTCATTGGCCGCAGGCGCCGAGACCCACCTGCGTTATTCTTTGTTGAACTTACATGCCTAACGGCGACTCCGGGCCACCCTCGGTGGTTTAAAAGGGGAAGAAGCCAAAAGGGGCAGAGATGGCAGAAGAACATTGGAAGCCAAaggaagtggccaaggttaaAAGGAGGGTCGGGAAGGGAAGGCAGCGACGCACGGGCCGGGAGGGCCGGCAAGGAAAACGCTCTAAGGCAGCGGCTCTCCGCCGGGGCCGCTGGGAGGCGCGCGACGCCAACgcctaagctggctggggaattctgggagttggagtccacgcgCCCCCCAGCGGCGAGCCGCTGCGCCAAGGCCGCGCGAGGGCCGCGGTGGGggtccgcccgcccgcccgcccgccccgggGCGCTCACCCTGCGCCTTGAGGATGGCGGCCTTGCCGCGCCCGGCGCCCGAGCCCTGGTTCTTGTTCTTCATGCTCTTGAGCATCGGCGCGTTCTTCAGCATGTCGGGCAGGATCAGGAAGCGGATCTTGCTGCCGCGGATGTACACCTGCTCCAGCTGCGCCACGCGCCCGTCGCGATACGTCACCGTGATGTTCGACATCTGGAGGGGACGCGGCCGCGATAACGGTTAGGCCCGgccctgcccgcccgcccgcccaccGGAGACCGCGCGGGgacccccgcccgcccgcccgcccgcccgcgtgCCTGGCAGTTCATGTTGTCCTCGGCCTCGATGAGCTTCCCGCGGTAGACCTCGCCGGTGTTGGTCTCGCAGGTGACGATGTGCCCCTCGGCCTCGTGCAGCACCTTGATGGGCACCCCGATGGACATGGTCGCCGCGGCGCGGAGGAAGAAGCGCGTCCCGGCGTGCCCCGCGCGCGGCGCTCCGCCCCGCCGCCTCTATGGCGGGCGCGCGCGGGGCGGGCGGCGCTCCCGGCGTGCCCCGCGCGATGCCCCGCCCCGGCCGGGCCCGGCCCCGCCAGCGCCATGAAGAGCCCGGCCGAGGACGCGGGCGGGGGGCGGCGGAGCGCGGCCGGGGGCAGCGACGGCCCCCCCGGCGTCCCCTTCCCGTCCCTGGCAGACGCGGCTCCGGAGGGCGGCGGGGAGGCGGTGCAGCTGAAGGTGCCGGCGCTGCAGCAGCTCTACCACTGGGACTGCGGGCTGGCCTGCTCCAGGATGGCGCTGCGGTGAGCCGGGCCCCGGGCCCTCCCCCGTCCGCGCTCGGCCGCCGCTCCCCGGGGCGAGGCGGCCTCACCCTCCGCCGGGCCGCCCCCGCTGGCGCCTTCCCCTAGCCGGCCTTTCCGCGAGGGGCGGACCGCGACGCCCAGAACTCCGCGGCCAACCCAGCCCTGacgctggctggctggggaactcggGGGTTGCAGCCCGCCCCTCCTCAAGGCGCCCGGCCGGGCAAGGCGGCCTGAGCGGTGGCCTCCTCCGGCGGCGCCCCGCGTGAGCGGCCGGCCCCCCCGCGTCCTCGGCGCGGCTCCAGTCAGGCCCGGCAACGCTCTGGGGAGGGGCCTGCCGCGAGCGCCCCCGCCCGGTGTGCGGCGGGGCCCCCGGCGCGGCCTGACTTCGAGGCGAGGCGGATCGCTGAAAGGCCGGTTGGCAGGCTGCCCTCAGGCGGCGCCTCGGAGGCGGTCCCGAGGGTCTCCGACTGCAGCCGGGCCCAAAGCACGCGCGACAAGCCGCCTGACGGACGTCGCGCCCAAGGCCGGCGGGGAGGAGAGCGCTTGCACGGCCGCGGCTTCCTTACGCGTGGAGCCGGCTGCGCCCAGGAGCTCCTCCGTGGATGCGGATCTTTCCTCTGCCTTGGAACGGGTGCGCAGGCCGGGGACGGTGGAGGCATCCGCTCCTTGCTTTGTTGTGGAAAGAGTCGCTGCTGCCTGCGTGGAAACCGCCACTATCTGTAAACTCCTCTACAAACGCGACCTTTTCTGTTCCCTCCCTTTGCCTCCACGTTAACGCCCaccttgtttcccccccccccaaccacccATCTGATCTGATCTCAGGTACCTGAACCTGCTGAATGACGATGACTTCCAGAGAGCCGTCCAGGACCTCCAGTTGACCAAAAGTATCTGGACGATTGACTTGGCGTACCTCATGCGTCACTTTGGGGTGAAGCATCGGTTCTGTACCCAAACGCTGGGCGTGGACAAGGGCTATAAAAACCAGGTCAGCTTGTTTGAGTGCTGGTGCTTCAGACACAAGGGAGGCTGTAGAAAGAATGCTTTGGTTCTCTAAGAAGCATAACagtattacaagtagtcctcgacttgcaaccacaattgagact
Encoded here:
- the LRRC75B gene encoding leucine-rich repeat-containing protein 75B, with product MGSRLSRQSAAEATGVPACSKRSFRGRSRPEESPRRQSLDCRLASLLLGSEKPPGGLRKNGPAAPYVRRVGWIREIQATLREHQREQAVQLLRLLRKDLGLEGTFLSEVLYKKATFLNLVDPISHDLLMSLARDLQCPKKEYDPWKSSDRICRQLIYHLTPHSKWHHSGLPRRKSHRSLKSNLQKQLGQDAVNLSGVPLSTRDIQHLACYLQNSGDHLLAIDLSFTDLSDEKMRFLMPLLWPLPSLTHLSLNGNRLTRATVKELTDTVKDVAKFPSLAWIDLGNNVDVSSMPQPLLVGLRKRLSQQTTLPTIYESLDCDSEASSGPEASLLEEEEEGEGTQPVAEHSFYQQSCKR
- the SNRPD3 gene encoding small nuclear ribonucleoprotein Sm D3, with the protein product MSIGVPIKVLHEAEGHIVTCETNTGEVYRGKLIEAEDNMNCQMSNITVTYRDGRVAQLEQVYIRGSKIRFLILPDMLKNAPMLKSMKNKNQGSGAGRGKAAILKAQVAARGRGRGMGRGNIFQKRR